In one window of Azospirillaceae bacterium DNA:
- a CDS encoding phasin family protein, translated as MTSKAANPFGDIDFTRFFGEFRMPGFDAEALIATQRKNFEAIATANHLALEGVQAVIRRQGEVARQMMEETRGMVTDLVGAGAPEDKVVKQTDLVKATFEKTLANMRETSEMLAKSNMEAADKIARRVSESLDEMKVALGARK; from the coding sequence ATGACGAGCAAGGCGGCAAACCCGTTTGGGGATATTGACTTCACGCGGTTCTTCGGCGAATTCCGCATGCCCGGCTTCGATGCCGAGGCTCTGATCGCCACCCAGCGCAAGAACTTCGAAGCGATTGCCACCGCCAATCATCTGGCGCTCGAAGGCGTGCAGGCGGTCATCCGCCGGCAGGGCGAAGTGGCCCGTCAGATGATGGAAGAGACCCGCGGGATGGTCACCGACCTGGTCGGCGCCGGTGCGCCCGAGGACAAGGTGGTCAAGCAGACCGACCTGGTGAAGGCGACGTTCGAAAAGACGCTCGCCAACATGCGGGAAACGTCGGAGATGCTGGCGAAGTCCAACATGGAGGCGGCGGACAAGATCGCCCGCCGCGTCAGCGAAAGCCTGGATGAGATGAAGGTCGCCCTCGGCGCCCGGAAGTAA
- a CDS encoding ATP-binding protein yields the protein MGRFQRDWSLRALLVLSLLIPGSVVGVLAYADRARTLDEAAARASRMTDVLHEHALRVMETNQLILSQASRLVAGLDRDEVREREGEIHADLADLKGDLAQVQRIRIMGADGRLAVDSERYPAPPEDLSRFAHVRTPPPPGRRSMVGDLILEPGEIVQSLRLGSRPAPHPRSPGAFEGLVAVSIQPAYFRAAWSGLDAEAGSTVRLFRTDGRVLVGSRSGISGRIGPELAAATDATPSGVVMMASDIHPDGEIVAYRRVGPFPLYVAYGMSRTEVTARWRQNWIGFAVLGTLASVALATVAVLAMGGARRERKANTALAQAIAQLRAEMARREAAEATVRMTQKLQALGELTGGVAHDFNNLLTAISGSLRLMAVHVTAKGRRHLETANQAVASATALTRQLLTFSRRDIPRVEVADANAVLEASRGMFARALRGRGDLEFDLAPEPCVLEVDTTQFELAVLNLVTNAADVLSCDGKVRISTCHVDLRDRWDGLHGRFVMVSVQDDGPGMPPEVAARAFEPFFTTKDAGHGTGLGLSMVYGFAQQAGGVAEIDSGPGLGTAVRLLIPASAKIPEPQPGGCPGPVAEDEPCDVRVLVVEDNVLVRIVTVDSLRTAGFDVLEAGSGAQALEVFERNPGISVLVSDVVMPGGISGLDLAREVRRRYPHVRTILTSGYTRDALIGMAPEDEVELMAKPYDPDALAERVRALLGERQIAMPL from the coding sequence ATGGGGCGATTTCAAAGGGATTGGTCGCTTCGTGCCCTCCTGGTCCTGTCGCTGCTGATACCCGGCAGCGTTGTCGGCGTCCTGGCCTATGCGGACAGGGCACGCACCCTTGATGAGGCCGCGGCCCGCGCCAGCCGCATGACCGACGTGCTGCACGAGCATGCGCTGAGGGTGATGGAAACCAATCAGCTCATCCTATCCCAGGCGAGCCGGTTGGTGGCGGGGTTGGACCGGGATGAGGTCCGGGAGCGCGAGGGGGAGATCCACGCGGATCTCGCGGACCTGAAGGGCGACCTCGCCCAGGTGCAGCGCATTCGGATCATGGGTGCGGACGGTCGTCTGGCCGTTGACAGCGAACGCTATCCCGCTCCCCCCGAGGACCTGTCGCGGTTCGCCCACGTTCGGACCCCACCCCCGCCGGGGCGGCGGTCCATGGTGGGGGATCTGATCCTTGAGCCTGGGGAAATCGTCCAATCCCTACGCCTCGGTTCCAGGCCGGCGCCCCATCCCAGGTCGCCCGGTGCGTTCGAGGGGCTCGTTGCGGTCTCGATTCAGCCCGCCTATTTCCGAGCGGCCTGGAGCGGCCTCGACGCCGAGGCGGGCAGTACCGTCCGGCTGTTCCGGACCGATGGCCGGGTGCTGGTCGGCAGCCGGAGCGGGATATCGGGACGGATCGGACCCGAACTCGCGGCCGCAACGGATGCCACGCCGTCGGGTGTGGTGATGATGGCGTCCGACATCCATCCGGATGGCGAGATCGTGGCCTACCGCCGTGTCGGCCCGTTTCCCTTGTATGTCGCCTACGGCATGTCCCGGACCGAGGTCACCGCCCGGTGGCGTCAAAACTGGATCGGCTTCGCGGTCCTGGGCACGCTTGCATCCGTGGCGCTTGCCACCGTCGCCGTGCTTGCCATGGGCGGAGCCCGGCGCGAGCGCAAGGCGAACACCGCATTGGCCCAGGCGATTGCCCAGCTTCGGGCCGAAATGGCCCGGCGCGAGGCGGCCGAGGCCACCGTCCGCATGACCCAGAAGCTCCAGGCACTGGGCGAGTTGACCGGTGGGGTCGCCCATGACTTCAACAATCTGCTGACCGCCATTTCCGGCAGCCTGCGCCTGATGGCCGTCCACGTGACGGCGAAGGGGCGCCGGCACTTGGAAACCGCCAATCAGGCGGTCGCCAGCGCGACGGCCCTCACACGGCAACTCCTGACCTTTTCGCGCCGCGATATCCCGCGCGTCGAGGTCGCGGACGCCAACGCGGTGCTGGAAGCCAGCCGCGGGATGTTTGCGCGTGCCCTCCGGGGCCGGGGCGACCTCGAGTTCGATCTGGCCCCGGAGCCGTGTGTGCTGGAGGTGGACACGACCCAGTTCGAACTGGCGGTCTTGAACCTGGTGACCAACGCCGCCGACGTCCTTTCGTGCGACGGCAAGGTGCGTATCTCCACCTGCCATGTCGACCTCCGCGACCGCTGGGATGGTCTGCACGGCCGGTTCGTGATGGTGTCGGTTCAGGACGACGGCCCCGGCATGCCGCCCGAGGTGGCCGCCCGCGCCTTCGAGCCGTTCTTCACCACCAAGGATGCCGGCCATGGGACCGGCCTCGGCCTGTCGATGGTCTACGGCTTCGCCCAGCAGGCAGGAGGCGTGGCCGAGATCGACAGCGGACCGGGCCTGGGCACGGCGGTGCGCCTGCTCATCCCGGCATCGGCGAAGATCCCGGAGCCCCAACCGGGCGGGTGCCCCGGACCCGTGGCCGAGGACGAGCCGTGCGATGTGCGCGTCCTGGTCGTGGAGGACAATGTCCTGGTCCGGATCGTCACCGTGGACAGCCTACGGACCGCCGGGTTCGACGTGCTGGAGGCCGGCAGCGGGGCGCAGGCGCTGGAGGTGTTCGAGCGCAACCCCGGCATTTCGGTTTTGGTGTCCGATGTGGTCATGCCGGGGGGCATCAGCGGACTCGATCTGGCCCGCGAGGTGCGCCGGCGCTATCCGCACGTGCGCACCATCCTGACGTCGGGCTACACCCGCGACGCCCTGATCGGCATGGCACCCGAGGACGAGGTTGAACTCATGGCCAAGCCCTACGACCCCGATGCGTTGGCCGAACGGGTGCGCGCGCTTCTGGGCGAACGTCAGATCGCCATGCCGCTTTAG
- the ychF gene encoding redox-regulated ATPase YchF, whose product MGFNCGIVGLPNVGKSTLFNALTSTQAAEAANYPFCTIEPNVGRVGVPDPRLDKIAAVAKSAKVIPTQLEFVDIAGLVRGASKGEGLGNQFLGHIREVDAVLHVLRCFESGDITHVEGSVDPVRDAETIETELMLADMDSLEKRLVAATKKARGGDAEAKAQIELMERALAVLREGRPARTAKVSDDEKPVWKQLQLLTAKPLLYVCNVDEGEAATGNELTRKVQAKAAAEGTEAVVICAAIEAELASLGPGEKEEYLSALGLEEPGLNKVIRAGFKLLDLITFFTAGPKEARAWNVRRGAKAPEAAGVIHSDFERGFIRAETIAYDDFATLGGEQAAKDAGRMRQEGKEYVVVDGDIFHFRFNV is encoded by the coding sequence ATGGGCTTCAATTGCGGTATCGTCGGCCTGCCCAACGTGGGCAAATCGACGCTGTTCAACGCGCTGACCTCCACCCAGGCGGCCGAGGCCGCGAACTATCCGTTCTGCACGATCGAACCCAATGTCGGTCGTGTCGGCGTGCCCGATCCGCGCCTGGACAAGATCGCGGCGGTGGCGAAGTCGGCCAAGGTCATCCCGACCCAATTGGAGTTCGTGGACATCGCCGGCCTGGTGCGCGGCGCCTCGAAGGGCGAAGGGCTGGGCAACCAGTTCCTGGGCCACATCCGCGAGGTGGATGCCGTCCTGCACGTGCTGCGCTGTTTCGAGAGCGGCGACATCACCCACGTGGAAGGCTCGGTCGATCCGGTCCGGGACGCCGAGACCATCGAGACCGAGCTGATGCTGGCCGACATGGACAGCCTGGAAAAGCGGCTGGTCGCGGCCACCAAGAAGGCCCGCGGCGGCGACGCCGAAGCCAAGGCCCAGATCGAGCTGATGGAACGCGCGCTCGCGGTGCTGCGCGAGGGACGGCCCGCACGCACGGCCAAGGTCTCCGACGACGAAAAGCCGGTGTGGAAGCAGCTCCAGCTCCTGACGGCCAAGCCCCTGCTCTACGTCTGCAACGTCGACGAGGGCGAGGCCGCCACCGGCAACGAGCTGACGCGCAAGGTGCAGGCGAAGGCTGCGGCCGAGGGCACCGAGGCGGTGGTGATCTGCGCGGCCATCGAAGCGGAGCTGGCCTCGCTCGGCCCGGGCGAGAAGGAGGAATACCTGTCCGCCCTGGGACTTGAGGAACCGGGCCTGAACAAGGTCATCCGGGCCGGATTCAAGCTGCTGGACCTCATCACCTTCTTCACCGCCGGCCCGAAGGAGGCGCGCGCCTGGAACGTCCGGCGCGGCGCCAAGGCGCCGGAAGCGGCCGGGGTCATCCACAGCGACTTCGAACGCGGCTTCATCCGGGCCGAAACCATCGCCTATGACGATTTCGCGACCCTGGGCGGCGAGCAAGCGGCCAAGGATGCCGGCCGCATGCGCCAGGAGGGCAAGGAATACGTCGTGGTCGACGGCGACATCTTCCACTTCCGCTTCAACGTCTGA
- the pth gene encoding aminoacyl-tRNA hydrolase: MLLLVGLGNPGPEYEKTRHNIGFMAVEAIARRHGLSPWRRKFQGQIADGTIGGGKILALEPLTYMNLSGQSVGEAARFHKIAPADIIVFHDDLDLPPGKIRVKQGGGHGGHNGLRSIDQHIGPDYWRVRLGIGHPGRKEQVHGYVLHPFAKADQDWLDALMDALSAEAPLLAAGRMPDFGSKVSLRTAPPKPAPPKTAPAKTAPSKTEGAQPTAGGRATDAEGGPTRE, translated from the coding sequence ATGCTTCTTCTGGTCGGCCTGGGCAACCCGGGCCCCGAATACGAAAAGACGCGGCACAACATCGGCTTCATGGCCGTGGAGGCCATTGCGCGCCGGCACGGACTCTCGCCCTGGCGGCGCAAGTTCCAGGGCCAGATCGCCGACGGCACGATCGGCGGCGGGAAAATCCTGGCGCTGGAGCCGCTGACCTACATGAACCTGTCCGGCCAATCGGTCGGCGAGGCCGCACGCTTCCATAAGATCGCGCCGGCCGACATCATCGTGTTCCACGACGACCTGGACCTGCCCCCCGGCAAGATCCGCGTGAAGCAGGGTGGCGGGCACGGTGGGCACAACGGCCTGCGCTCCATCGACCAGCACATCGGCCCCGACTATTGGCGGGTGCGGCTTGGCATCGGCCACCCCGGTCGCAAGGAGCAGGTGCACGGTTATGTGCTGCACCCTTTCGCCAAGGCCGATCAGGATTGGCTCGACGCCCTGATGGATGCGTTGAGCGCGGAGGCGCCGCTGCTGGCGGCCGGACGGATGCCGGACTTCGGCAGCAAGGTCTCGCTGCGCACCGCCCCGCCCAAGCCCGCCCCCCCCAAAACCGCGCCCGCCAAAACCGCGCCGTCCAAAACCGAAGGCGCCCAGCCAACGGCCGGCGGGCGCGCCACCGATGCCGAGGGCGGTCCCACGAGGGAATAA
- a CDS encoding 50S ribosomal protein L25/general stress protein Ctc, giving the protein MAETIKLAAQARSRAGKGNARATRREGRVPAVIYGDKQAPVIISLDENTLTKQLHKPGFFTHLFDIDVDGTSHRVLARDLQLHPVTDRPVHVDFLRVGANSQITVNVPVHFTDQEKCPGLRAGGVLNIVRHEIEMVCRADSIPEQITISLLGYDINSSIHISAVKLPDGVKPTISDRDFTVATIIAPSGLKSDADAAGTAG; this is encoded by the coding sequence ATGGCCGAGACCATCAAGCTGGCCGCCCAGGCGCGGTCGCGGGCCGGAAAGGGGAACGCCCGCGCCACTCGCCGGGAAGGCCGCGTCCCCGCCGTCATCTACGGCGACAAGCAGGCCCCCGTCATCATCTCGTTGGACGAGAACACGCTGACGAAGCAGCTGCACAAGCCCGGCTTCTTCACGCACCTGTTCGACATCGACGTGGACGGCACCTCGCACCGCGTGCTGGCCCGCGATCTCCAGCTGCACCCCGTCACCGACCGCCCGGTGCACGTGGACTTCCTGCGCGTCGGTGCCAACTCGCAGATCACCGTGAACGTCCCGGTCCACTTCACGGACCAGGAAAAGTGCCCGGGTCTGCGCGCCGGCGGCGTGCTGAACATCGTTCGCCACGAGATCGAGATGGTCTGCCGGGCCGATTCCATCCCCGAGCAGATCACCATCAGCCTGCTCGGCTACGACATCAACTCCAGCATCCACATCAGCGCGGTGAAGCTGCCGGACGGCGTGAAGCCGACCATCAGCGACCGTGACTTCACGGTTGCGACCATCATCGCGCCGTCGGGCCTCAAGTCCGACGCCGATGCGGCCGGCACCGCCGGCTAA
- a CDS encoding ribose-phosphate pyrophosphokinase, translated as MKLIAGNSNRPLVEAISAACQSPLTKANIRRFSDMEIFAEITDNVRGEDVFVVQSTSFPANDNLMELLIVLDALRRGSARRITAVLPYYGYARQDRKTGPRTPISAKLVANLITVAGANRVLTLDLHAGQIQGFFDIPLDNLEAAPVFTKDIQENYGTGKDLVIVSPDVGGVVRARAIAKRLDADLAIIDKRRERAGVSEVMNVIGDVKGRRCILVDDIVDSAGTLCNAAVALMEQGAKSVAAYVTHGVLSGGAVARVAASPLEQLVTTDSIQATEAVRVSRNVRQLSIAPLMAEAITRISKEQSVSSLFN; from the coding sequence ATGAAGCTCATCGCGGGGAACAGCAACCGCCCCCTGGTCGAAGCCATCTCGGCCGCGTGCCAGTCGCCGTTGACCAAGGCGAACATCCGCCGCTTCTCCGATATGGAGATCTTTGCGGAAATAACGGACAACGTGCGCGGCGAGGACGTTTTCGTCGTCCAGTCCACGTCGTTTCCGGCCAACGACAACTTGATGGAACTGCTGATCGTGCTGGACGCGCTCCGGCGCGGCTCGGCGCGGCGGATCACGGCGGTTCTGCCCTACTACGGCTATGCCCGCCAGGACCGGAAGACGGGCCCGCGCACGCCGATTTCGGCCAAGCTCGTGGCGAACCTGATCACGGTCGCCGGGGCGAACCGCGTCCTGACGCTCGACCTGCACGCCGGGCAGATCCAGGGCTTCTTCGACATCCCCCTGGACAACCTGGAAGCCGCGCCGGTCTTCACCAAGGACATCCAGGAGAATTACGGCACCGGCAAGGATCTGGTCATCGTGTCGCCCGACGTGGGCGGCGTGGTGCGCGCCCGCGCCATCGCCAAGCGCCTGGATGCCGACCTCGCCATCATCGACAAGCGGCGCGAGCGCGCGGGCGTGTCGGAGGTGATGAACGTCATCGGCGACGTGAAGGGGCGGCGCTGCATTCTGGTTGACGACATCGTGGACAGCGCCGGCACCCTGTGCAACGCGGCGGTGGCCTTGATGGAGCAAGGGGCCAAGTCGGTCGCGGCCTATGTGACCCACGGCGTGCTTTCGGGCGGTGCGGTCGCCCGCGTCGCCGCGTCGCCGCTGGAACAGCTGGTGACCACCGACAGCATCCAGGCGACCGAGGCCGTGCGCGTGTCGCGCAATGTCCGGCAGCTCTCCATCGCGCCGCTGATGGCCGAGGCGATCACCCGGATCAGCAAGGAGCAGTCCGTCTCCAGCCTGTTCAACTGA